One genomic segment of Brachyhypopomus gauderio isolate BG-103 chromosome 19, BGAUD_0.2, whole genome shotgun sequence includes these proteins:
- the LOC143482975 gene encoding phospholipid scramblase family member 5: protein MSTVTAQPLPFSLEREKHIEMLFRAFQRRWRLPTDPQEHVASAAHRQGPFPGHAAPPTQPAGPGGPGAGGEGAEVDAGVRAEMWGTVGVPAGLAVLRSVSQLHITAIPELQGPQCISRRTYSIATETREQLFVAVEESSCVCVQCCGPARSCSLQGFDQDRQLIFMFERPLRAETCCLGCCLMEMRAHTPRGDLMGSIHQRWSMFTPYFEVCDSAGSSSLRIQGSCCPIRCLPDQEFQVVSMIGERVGTIWKQWQGYNEDGNMDHEHFGLAVPQNMSVNTKVLLLAATFLLNHMFFEMS, encoded by the exons atGTCTACTGTGACAGCCCAGCCTTTGCCCTTTagtctggagagagagaagcacatCGAGATGCTTTTTAGAGCTTTCCAAAGGAGGTGGAGACTCCCCACAGACCCCCAGGAGCACGTTGCCTCCGCGGCCCACAGGCAGGGCCCCTTCCCTGGGCACGCCGCACCCCCTACGCAGCCTGCCGGCCCTGGAGGTCCTGGCGCTGGGGGAGAAGGTGCGGAGGTGGATGCTGGTGTGAGGGCAGAGATGTGGGGCACCGTGGGAGTACCGGCTGGTTTagctgttctgagatcagtcAGTCAGCTGCACATCACTGCCATACCTGAACTTCAAG GACCCCAGTGCATTTCTCGCAGGACATACAGCATTGCCACGGAGACCAGAGAGCAGCTGTTTGTGGCTGTGGAAG agagctcgtgtgtgtgtgtgcagtgctgtGGTCCTGCTCGTTCCTGCTCTCTACAGGGTTTCGACCAGGACCGACAACTCATCTTCATGTTTGAAAGACCCCTGAGGGCAGAGACGTGCTGCCTCGGGTGCTGCCTGATGGAAATGAGGGCCCACACACCCCGGGGAGACCTGATGGGCTCCATACACCAGAG gtggAGTATGTTCACGCCGTACTTTGAGGTGTGTGACTCTGCAGGCTCCTCCTCCTTGAGGATACAGGGCTCCTGCTGTCCAATCCGCTGCCTCCCTGACCAGGAGTTTCAG GTGGTCTCCATGATCGGTGAGCGTGTTGGAACGATCTGGAAGCAGTGGCAGGGGTACAATGAAGACGGCAACATGGACCACGAGCACTTCGGTCTGGCTG tccctcAGAACATGAGTGTGAACACCAAAGTGCTGCTGCTTGCTGCCACATTTCTACTG AATCACATGTTCTTCGAAATGAGCTGA